One window of the Epinephelus moara isolate mb chromosome 24, YSFRI_EMoa_1.0, whole genome shotgun sequence genome contains the following:
- the wdr1 gene encoding WD repeat-containing protein 1, with amino-acid sequence MTYDPKHVFASLPQMERGVAKVIGGDPKGNNFLYTNGKCVIIRNINNPAIADIYTEHAHTVTVAKYAPSGFYIASGDVSGKIRIWDTTQKEHLLKYEYTPISGRIKDIAWTEDSKRIAVVGDGREKFGAVFLWDSGSSVGEVAGHSKLINSVDIKQTRPYRLATGSDDTTGCFSEGVPFKFKFTLNQHTQFVNCVRFSPDGQRFVTAGADGQIFLYDGKVGEHVGSLGGEKAHKGGIYAVCWSPDSSQLISASGDKTVKLWDVSTGTAVTTFNLGSDTTDMQLGCLWQKDHLLSISLSGYINYLDKNNPDRPIRTIKGHSKSIQCLTVHRKDGRPYIYSGSHDGHINYWDAETGENDCFSGKGHSNQVSRMVTDEGGQLVTCSMDDTLRYTNISKGEYSASDVVKMDFQPKTVSVAAGGLSLAVCIGQVVLLKDKKKVFTMDGLDYEAEVGALHPGGTTAAVGGTDGKIRLYSIQGNTLKDEGKTIEVTGAATDMAYSNDGAYLAVIGDKKVTTVFTVADDYKVKNVFYGHHAKPVTLAWSPDNEHFATGGMDMNVFVWTVCDPDKRIKIPDTHRLHHPSGLAWVDEHTLVTASHDASVKQWTIEY; translated from the exons ATGACCTATGACCCGA AGCATGTATTCGCCAGTCTCCCTCAGATGGAGAGGGGCGTTGCAAAAGTGATCGGAGGCGATCCCAAAGGGAACAACTTCTTGTACACCAATGGGAAGTGTGTCATCATCAGGAACATCAAT AACCCAGCTATAGCAGACATTTACACCGAACATGCCCATACGGTAACTGTTGCTAAGTATGCCCCCAGTGGATTCTACATTGCATCTGGAG ATGTATCAGGAAAGATCCGTATCTGGGACACCACCCAGAAGGAGCACCTTCTCAAGTACGAGTACACCCCTATTTCAGGCAGGATCAAGGACATTGCATGGACAGAGGATAGCAAGAGGATTGCTGTCGTTGGGGACGGACGAGAGAA GTTTGGAGCCGTGTTCCTGTGGGACTCTGGCTCCTCAGTGGGGGAGGTTGCCGGCCACTCCAAATTAATCAACAGTGTCGACATAAAGCAGACACGTCCTTACCGCCTGGCCACCGGCAGTGATGACACCACCGGCTGCTTCTCCGAGGGAGTCCccttcaagttcaagttcacattaaat CAACACACCCAGTTTGTCAACTGTGTTCGCTTCTCTCCAGATGGACAGCGGTTTGTCACCGCTGGCGCCGATGGCCAG ATTTTCCTCTATGATGGAAAGGTTGGTGAGCATGTCGGCTCACTGGGTGGAGAGAAGGCCCACAAAGGAGGAATCTATGCT GTCTGCTGGAGCCCTGACAGCTCCCAGCTGATCTCTGCCTCAGGGGACAAGACCGTGAAGCTCTGGGATGTTAGTACAGGCACGGCCGTCACCACCTTCAACTTGGGCTCTGATACGACAGACATGCAGCTGGGCTGCCTGTGGCAGAAAGACCACCTCCTCAGCATCTCCCTGTCAGGATACATCAACTACCTGGACAAGAACAACCCTGACCGGCCCATACGCACCATCAAG GGTCACAGCAAATCCATCCAGTGTTTGACAGTTCACAGAAAGGATGGGCGACCATACATCTACTCGGGGAGTCATGATGGACACATCAAT TACTGGGATGCAGAAACCGGGGAGAACGACTGCTTCTCAGGGAAGGGCCACAGCAACCAGGTGAGCAGGATGGTGACTGACGAAGGCGGCCAGCTGGTGACGTGCAGCATGGATGATACACTGCGCTACACCAACATCAGCAAGGGGGAGTACAG tgccAGTGATGTGGTGAAGATGGATTTCCAGCCTAAAACTGTGTCCGTAGCAGCAGGAGGGCTGTCACTGGCTGTGTGCATCGGGCAG GTTGTATTGCTGAAGGACAAGAAGAAAGTCTTCACAATGGACGGTCTCGACTATGAAGCAGAGGTTGGAGCTCTCCATCCCGGGGGCACCACCGCAGCAGTGGGGGGAACA GATGGGAAAATCCGTCTGTACTCCATTCAGGGCAACACTCTGAAGGACGAGGGAAAGACCATCGAGGTTACAGGGGCGGCCACAGACATGGCCTACTCTAATGATGGAGCCTATCTGGCGGTCATAGGCGATAAGAAAGTTACCACCGTTTTTACTGTGGCTGACGACTACAAG GTCAAAAACGTGTTTTATGGACACCACGCCAAACCAGTAACTTTGGCGTGGTCACCTGACAATGAACACTTTGCCACCGGTGGGATGGACATGAATGTGTTTGTCTGGACAGTTTGTGACCCAGACAAGAGGATTAAGATCCCAG ACACTCACCGGTTGCACCATCCTAGCGGCCTGGCCTGGGTAGACGAGCACACTCTAGTCACCGCCTCCCACGATGCAAGCGTCAAGCAGTGGACTATTGAATACTGA